Within the Musa acuminata AAA Group cultivar baxijiao chromosome BXJ2-9, Cavendish_Baxijiao_AAA, whole genome shotgun sequence genome, the region AATCTATCTAACTAATCCGTCTATTATTTTTTCATTGAGTTTGAAACAGGTCCGTTTTCTCACCAAAATTTATCATCCCAACATTGACAAGGCAAGGCGTTGCATTTCTTCCCTTTTATCTTTCTCACAGAAAAACAATTATAATCCAAGAGTTTCATCTGCAGCTTGGAAGAATATGCCTTGACATTTTAAAGGACAAATGGAGTCCAGCCCTCCAAATTCGAACAGTACTACTTAGGTAATGTGATTGttttaattgattgtgtttacacCACTAGAATATTATTATATTCCCAAATAATAAATAGCAATAGAATTTGATTTAATTGATTCTCTTTGGCTTTCTTTATATGCTGTTAATAAATCTAGTTACTTGTTGCAACTGAACAAGAGGTGATAAACATGGAAAACTGATGGATTTCCTAATTCCTTTTGACTTATCCGGACTTGTCATATTAAGCTCGACACTCTTTCTTGGcattaaattaaaagaaaaagctCTAACAAGGACATTGTTACaaattaaatttattcttttcaaACTAGAAAATAGTGTTGCTGTAAatcttgatagaatcatgataagaatcattGTCTTTTTCAGCTTGGAAAATGATAGCAGTTTttgcataatttttatttttcttttatctaaTCTTGCATGATTATTGTTTTTCATGCTCAGCATACAAGCACTTCTTAGTGCCCCAAACCCAGATGACCCTCTTTCAGAAAACATTGCAAAACATTGGAAGACAAATGAAGCAGAAGCTGTCGAAACTGGTAAGATTATGCTCTTATTGTTGCATCTGTGCCTTGCTTTTGTTGTTCTTAATTATTCCCAGCAAATAGTAAAATCAGGTTGTCTTGACTCTGTATTAAGCTTCTCACCATGGTTCTTTTTATGGACTGTATCTGATAATGCAGCAAAAGAATGGACACGTCTCTATGCTAGTGGGGCATAAAACTCTTCAGGCAGTTCtaataacatgtctaagtttatttgTCCAACGCCGGCTGCTGACAGTTAAAAAGGGTGGCCGTCACACTGTCATATCGCAGGGTGTATATCATTTTCTTGAGTTGAAGGTACCTCTTCATATATTTATGTCATGAAGTTATATTCCTACGTCTCTTTCTAGCTAGCAGGGTTTTTATTATGCCCATACCCTTTAATTTCTTGACTGTGTTCGTGTAACTTATGTTGTCACATTTTGCGCTCTCTTGCTGTTATTATATAACATGGATCATGATGGCTGTTATGTAGTTAGGAACGGTAACATATAAGTAGCAAATTAATAAGCATGTGATTGGATAATCAAATATCTGACCTTCGGCTTCATTAACTGGATATCTAAGTTGTATTTGAAATGAATAGCTCAGTACGGCAATTCTTTATAGCCCTCAAACAAAATGGCAAAAATCCTATTATCTCTCCAACCTCCAATGCTTTATGGCAATCCTTTATGATTCCCTTGGTAGCATGAGCCAAGTAGATCGCTTGCCAACCATAGTCTCCAGTAATGAAGTTTTCCGTATAGAGTTTTCACCGTGAATGAtgctattttattattttttaaaattttttattgctttaaataaatatatttcagACTTGTTATATCATTTATCAGAAGGTTTTTTACTATTTTAAATAAAACTAAATCTGGTAACCATCAGTTTTAAAacctaaaaaaattaaatcaaatggaaaaaaataaatcaccttaaaagaatatgcTTGGTATTCCATAAAGAGGAAAGTTTGAGTTGGGCTAATTACATGTTTTTCCTTGGAGTTGCCCCTTTTAGCATTGGTTTCtggatttttaaaaattatattagatcttcataattttaaaaatatgtaaTTTGTGCCATCTATTTCTTTGATGAAATTCTTTGCATGTGATATATTGTGTTGTCTTGGTGATTAGGTAAAGGATAGACCTTATCATTTCACCCACAAATGGGTAATTGGTTTTGAATGGCCTTGCGTGGACTTTGGCTTGTATCGAATCTTCACTTACCTCAAATATTCACTCAGCAAGCATATATTAACAAAGTTGGCAGTGGAAGTGAGTAAGGCAATTAAGGATGTCGAAATAAGATCGGATCACGACCTCTTCTAGGCAATCATCGTGCTTCTTGATATAATTTGAGAGCGATCCTTCGGGAGTGTTCCAAAAAGAGGGGTTAAAGGACTTGACAATGAGAGGCTTTGGCAACTACGTCGAAGCCGAGAGGATGGTGtagagaagagaggaggaggcTTGGCTTACTCTCTTATCAGGAGAGTGGGGAGAGAGCTTGACATACTTGACGGAGAAGAGGTATTCGGAGGAGACCATGGCAAACAAGATAGTTCCGGTGGAGTCACGACCGATGGTCCGGAGGTGGCACCTCCAAACACCTCTTCTCCGCAAGTCCCTCGAGCTCTCATGAGAAGAGAATAGGCCATTCTCTCTTCCATGCACCACCTCAACAGCATTGCCAAAGCCCTTCATGGCCGAGTCCTCTATCACCGGTGTCTTTTGGGAGTACACCTTAAAAGAATCGCTCTTGGACTGTTCAAAAAATATGATGATTGCTTAGAAGAGGTCGTGATCTGGTTCTACGTGCGCGACATCCTTCATGGCCTCACTCACCTCCGTCGTCAACCTTGTCGATGTCTGCTTGTTGAGTGAATATTCGATGCAGAAGTGAAGAGTTGATGTGGCGTCATTCAAAGCCAACCGCTCGTTTGTAGGTAAAATGAATGTTTTGCCCTTCACTTAATCACCAATTTGGCACGTGATATCATATGTAGAGGATTCCAACAAAGAAAGACAttaaaaattaacaaaattatagtattttcaaaattattgtgACCCAATGTAATTTCAAACTTGTTGTATCAttttattcaattttttttataattttaaataaacctaAATCTAGTGACCATCGATTTTAGAACCCAaacaaaaataaatcaaataaaaaaagattaaatcaccttaaacaaatatatatgatattttataaAGAGGAAAGTTTTGagctgagccaattacataattttgaaaatgttatAATTTGCTCTATCTATATCTTTGATGAAATTCTCTGCACaagataaatttatcatttcACCCATAAATATGTGATCGGTTACAAATGGACCCACGTGGACTTTGCCCTGCGTTGAATTCACTTCTGTCCCAAATCTTTACTCAACAAGTAGACATCAACAAGGTTGGCAACGGAAGTGAGCGAGAACACGAAGGATGTGCACATGTAGGACCAGACCACGGCCCCTTCTAGGTAGTCGTTGTGCTTCTTGATACAGTCCTTCCGAGAGTGATCCTTCGGAGGTATACTCCAAGAAGAGGTGGTGAAGGACCTAATCACGAGGGGCTTCGGCAACGACATTGAAGCCGAGGTAGGAGACGATGTTGGGGTGGTGCAAAGAAGAGAGGATGACCTGCTCTCTTCTCAAGAGAACGGAGAGAGTGTGCTCGATGGACTTGACAGAGAAGAGGTGTCCGGAGGGGGGAGGCCATGGCAAGCGAGATAGTTGTAGTGGAGCCGCTACCGATGGTTCGGTGGCAGTACATCTGGACACCTCTTCTCCGTCAAGTCTGTCGAGCTCTCATGAGAAGAGAACAAGCCATCCTCTTTTATCTGCACCACCCCAACATCGTCTCCTACCTCGACTTTAACATCTTCGTTAAGGCCCCTCATGGCTAAGTACACCTCTGAATGATCGCTCTCGGACTATATCAAAAAGCACGACGATCTCTTAGAAGAGGTCATGATTCGATCCTACACGCGCGACATTCTTCATGGCCTCGCTCACCTCGACTGTCAACCTTGTCGATGTTTGCATGATGAGCGAATATTCGAGGCAAAAGTGAAGATTTGACGTAGTGCCATTCAAAGCCAACCGTCGAATTGCAAGTGAAATAAAGGATTTATCTTTCATTTAATCACCAATTCGGTATGTGATATCTCATGTAGAGTATTTGGTCAAAGAAACAGATGGTGTCATTAAAAATGAATAaagttatttatagtatttttaaaactATGATGACtaaaatatgtaattagcccttgTGAGCCAAAGAACCTCAAAATGGGATGCTATGACAGTAGTCTCGGAGAGAGCTGCATTTAAATCCGGTCAAAGGTGATAGGTAAGAAGTTACTGATTCCTCCTACGAGGTGAAACACGAGTCGGACAAATATCTGTGATCTATAGGTGAAGAAAACCCTTATATCGGACGGTTAACACTACCACAGGTGATAAAGAGTCCTCGGGATTTTAGGATCTGATGGTTGCTCTTGACCCACTTTGATGTGCATTGTTTGACCCACGAGAGGCTCACTGCTAAGTACCTTCCTCTCTCCTTAGTTATGTTTCAATAATGAAGCAGTTAAGATGGAATCCAAGCAGCGATCAACGAGCCCTCCCTCCTTCGGGGAAAACTCTCTAGTCTCGTAGGCAAAGTGTAACTCGCGAAGGTCACGCTAGGCTGCTGTTGTTAGATTTTGTGACCCTTTATAACTGAACAAGATGTATTATATAATTAATTGGGTTTCGTAGAAATACTTTTGTCAATAGAATAAAAGTCCACTTACGGAACGATTTCTTAAGAGATAACCTTGGGAGAAAATCTCCTAAGATCTTATCGTAGATTCTCTACTCTCGTTTATAAAAAGATGGACTGAAAGTATGATTTTGGATTAAAGACATACTTACAGTAATTTTAGATTAAAGATGATATTCGTAGATCAAACAGAACAAAAATCTTTCAACGGATAACATCAAAAGACATACATTGTTAAAGATTATTTTCGTATTTCAATCTTGACATAAAGGTTATTTAATCCAGCATAATGCGTCTCACGGTACCATAATCCTCTATCTCGGTGGATGTGCCGTCTGTCCCGACTCCTTTTCAAAGCTCCAATCCTCAGCAATATTTCTTTTGGGATTTTAATGCTGAAGTCCACGgttcacatcatcatcatcactagtTGGTGCGCCATGGTGACGCTTCCATGGCAGTACCGACCTTGGGTGGTTGTACTGCGCCAGCCTCGCGAGTAGCAGCCGAGTAGGGCCGTCGTTCCCTGTCATCACATGCTGTGCTACTCTCGAGACTACAACTCCTTCAATAGTTTATGCTTCGATCCGGACATCCTTTGCCCTGTTTTGTTCGTGCCACAGTTGTGTGTCGCAAGACCTTATCGTGGATCCAAAGGAGTTACTGCAATGTGCCGAGGCTTCCTCTTGTCTCGACTTGATCTGGCctccaccttcttcgaatctttcttCCTTCGAGGACAACAAAGTTTAGACACGCACACTACTGTTCTCCAACATATAGTGATCCACGGTATGCGAGAAGCAGAGGAACGGAACAAAGATCGCTACGCTTCATTACTCCATGACTCTTTCAGCTGGACTCCACCACTCGACAGGAAAAAGGTTTTGTCATATTAAGCTAGCAGTCGATATAAAAGTTGTCTCTCCACCTTTTTGGTAGCTTTCTCCGGAGAAACCTCATCATCAACCACCCACCGCAAATGCAGATCTAACTGCTCCAACTAATGAAAGACCGCAGCTTTTTAACATTGTGG harbors:
- the LOC135622640 gene encoding ubiquitin-conjugating enzyme E2 36 isoform X1, producing MANSNLPRRIIKETQRLLSEPAPGISASPSEDNMRYFNVMILGPTQSPYEGGVFKLELFLPEEYPMAAPKVRFLTKIYHPNIDKLGRICLDILKDKWSPALQIRTVLLSIQALLSAPNPDDPLSENIAKHWKTNEAEAVETAKEWTRLYASGA
- the LOC135622640 gene encoding ubiquitin-conjugating enzyme E2 36 isoform X2; translated protein: MRYFNVMILGPTQSPYEGGVFKLELFLPEEYPMAAPKVRFLTKIYHPNIDKLGRICLDILKDKWSPALQIRTVLLSIQALLSAPNPDDPLSENIAKHWKTNEAEAVETAKEWTRLYASGA